One genomic window of Paenisporosarcina antarctica includes the following:
- the pknB gene encoding Stk1 family PASTA domain-containing Ser/Thr kinase: MLVGKRISGRYKVLEMIGGGGMSNVYLAHDMILDRDVAIKVLRYDFSNEDDLHRRFQREALAATSLTHPNIVNIFDVGEDKDLQYLVMEFVEGKTLKHYIVDAAPLSPVETVNIMKQLTSAIGHAHQNQIVHRDIKPQNILMDGIHHVKITDFGIAMALSATSFTQTNSVLGTVHYLSPEQARGGTATKRSDIYALGIVLFELLTGKLPFLGESAVSIALKHLQTETPSVRAVVPSIPQSLENVVMKATAKDPRNRYQTVEEMEFDLNNVLSEERANEKAFAIPTDDGATKAMPIIKDGSYDQLADTKKLSKENTSSPNPVVEEKKKKKKWPWILGIVSLLILASLAIILAFPQLFGPNKVEVPNVEKLPLNEAIAMVEDVGLIAGNESQESSEDIEEGQVIRTIPQIGKIRDEGTEIEFVVSSGKELVYLADYVGRDINDVKDLLASQNFDSIETKEEFSDEPEGRILSQKPAGDSDIIPDETELVFTVSKGPNLISVIDLTKAYNEKTLNDYAKSSGFNIRIVSEDFSVDVPGGFVISQTPVAGTMLKPGSLIEIVLSKGQTAKQIKTFVKMVEIPYEPEEPDVEQLVRIYLQDQNHTLTEPVEEFVLTETKLHEIKLEIEEGQKGAYRIMVDSKVIEDEIIEYNSIN; encoded by the coding sequence ATGCTCGTAGGCAAAAGAATCAGTGGACGATATAAAGTTCTCGAAATGATTGGTGGAGGGGGCATGTCCAATGTTTACCTCGCTCACGACATGATTCTTGATCGAGATGTAGCCATCAAAGTATTGCGATATGATTTTTCAAATGAAGACGATTTGCATAGAAGATTTCAACGAGAAGCACTTGCCGCAACTAGTCTGACCCACCCTAATATTGTTAATATTTTTGATGTCGGTGAAGATAAGGACTTGCAATATTTGGTGATGGAGTTTGTGGAAGGTAAAACATTAAAACATTATATTGTAGATGCTGCACCACTTTCACCAGTTGAGACAGTGAACATCATGAAACAATTAACTTCAGCAATTGGCCACGCTCATCAAAATCAAATTGTTCATCGAGATATTAAACCCCAAAATATTTTGATGGATGGAATTCATCATGTCAAAATTACAGACTTTGGGATTGCAATGGCTTTAAGTGCCACATCATTTACTCAAACTAATTCGGTTTTAGGAACTGTACATTATTTATCTCCTGAACAAGCACGTGGTGGAACGGCAACCAAAAGATCAGATATTTATGCACTAGGTATCGTGTTGTTCGAATTACTTACAGGAAAACTTCCTTTTTTAGGTGAATCAGCAGTATCCATTGCATTAAAACATCTACAAACTGAAACACCTTCAGTAAGAGCTGTTGTACCTAGTATTCCTCAAAGTCTGGAAAATGTGGTCATGAAAGCGACAGCAAAAGATCCTCGAAATCGTTACCAAACTGTCGAAGAAATGGAATTCGATTTAAATAACGTATTATCTGAAGAACGTGCAAATGAAAAGGCATTTGCCATTCCAACTGATGATGGTGCTACCAAAGCAATGCCTATTATTAAAGATGGCAGCTACGATCAATTAGCCGATACTAAGAAACTCTCAAAAGAAAATACTTCATCACCGAATCCAGTTGTTGAAGAAAAAAAGAAAAAGAAAAAATGGCCTTGGATTTTAGGGATAGTTTCATTACTCATACTGGCAAGTTTAGCTATAATACTCGCATTCCCACAACTTTTTGGACCAAATAAAGTTGAAGTACCTAATGTTGAAAAATTGCCTTTAAACGAAGCGATTGCTATGGTGGAAGATGTAGGCTTGATTGCTGGAAATGAATCTCAAGAATCTTCTGAAGACATTGAAGAAGGTCAAGTTATCCGTACTATTCCACAAATTGGAAAAATAAGAGATGAAGGAACTGAAATTGAGTTCGTAGTCTCAAGTGGGAAAGAATTAGTTTATCTAGCTGATTACGTAGGACGTGATATTAATGATGTTAAGGATTTATTAGCATCACAAAACTTTGATTCCATTGAAACAAAAGAAGAATTTTCAGATGAACCTGAAGGTAGAATTCTTTCTCAAAAACCAGCAGGAGATAGTGATATTATTCCTGATGAAACCGAACTCGTATTCACAGTGAGTAAAGGTCCTAATCTAATTAGCGTCATTGATTTAACAAAAGCATATAACGAAAAAACACTTAATGACTATGCTAAATCATCTGGATTTAACATTCGAATTGTGAGTGAAGATTTTTCTGTGGACGTACCTGGAGGATTTGTCATTTCTCAAACGCCAGTTGCAGGAACAATGCTTAAACCGGGTAGCTTGATCGAAATTGTGTTATCAAAAGGCCAAACAGCTAAGCAAATTAAAACCTTTGTGAAAATGGTCGAAATTCCTTATGAACCTGAAGAACCAGATGTTGAACAACTCGTTCGTATTTATCTTCAGGATCAGAACCATACTTTGACAGAACCTGTTGAGGAATTTGTTCTTACAGAAACAAAATTACACGAAATTAAATTAGAAATTGAAGAAGGTCAAAAAGGAGCATACCGAATTATGGTAGACTCAAAAGTTATAGAAGATGAAATCATAGAGTATAACAGTATCAATTAG